A single Rhopalosiphum padi isolate XX-2018 chromosome 4, ASM2088224v1, whole genome shotgun sequence DNA region contains:
- the LOC132930259 gene encoding uncharacterized protein LOC132930259, translated as MNSMRLLILLTFVLYETQGAPSIKPLTFLKSLISKHFHPTTEQPILEDEVPEYKCEPVEEGALNDAVIEWNRQVFLVNEKPILIEVGNVEPIQNVNHDEEIAVNPEINPEVNCDGNDEVNLEIIPKENLGQNPEVENVYEKDVNTQWLLGENTSERLPEIDVTVGKNSIKDKIINKINIIKSKLKFKNRPVIPIVESVEENNPNEEISSVKSITTLEPINTKTPVTTVQYITTVQPVTTTHQYTTTVQPSTSAQPITQVQYTSTVKPDSYTPDVQVNGGIESQEPIITIPAQYQVPLQPQQIYNSDSRYSLWLNNCPPPMSHKICFGQNPYYAPSPIFANTMNANQFTLDSLPYNVPEYQSQKINNGLTKVINYIKIDATQPVNQIKPNQDEQQWIRYAYDNSKPIYQNPIPSYYVSQAVNPESQPEIVFPSSDGAYSTSTMQPIIVYSAVDESILPVGQVDQTQTTYNWEPLLEPATVNSNVEGTKYPLRGDIPIGEDLNTNINYDQSEGDSSKYTLKERRHIGHYNESKKNNQKVPIPASEISSVKPVSERAETETQTKNIEIPAVTETKIPTTKIVETPVTKIGTPANTINEIPYPKSNNVNIGV; from the coding sequence atGAACTCAATGCGATTATTAATACTTCTGACGTTCGTTTTGTATGAAACACAGGGTGCGCCAAgcataaaaccattaacatttttaaagtccttaatatcaaaacattttcaTCCAACTACTGAACAGCCGATTTTGGAAGATGAAGTACCCGAGTATAAATGTGAACCTGTTGAAGAAGGGGCTCTTAATGATGCGGTTATAGAGTGGAATCGCCAAGTGTTTTTAGTAAACGAAAAACCTATTTTAATAGAAGTTGGAAACGTTGAACCAATTCAAAATGTAAACCACGATGAAGAAATTGCTGTAAATCCAGAAATAAATCCCGAAGTAAACTGTGATGGAAATGATGAAGTAAATCTTGAAATAATTCCCAAAGAAAATCTTGGACAAAATCCTGAAGTAGAAAATGTGTATGAAAAAGATGTAAACACACAATGGTTATTAGGCGAGAATACAAGTGAAAGATTACCAGAAATTGATGTAACTGTTGGTAAAAATTCAatcaaagataaaattattaataaaatcaacattatCAAATCgaaattgaaatttaagaaTCGTCCAGTCATACCAATCGTAGAATCGGTTGAAGAAAACAATCCTAATGAAGAAATTTCTAGCGTAAAATCAATTACCACATTGGAACCTATCAATACTAAAACACCCGTCACTACTGTGCAATACATCACCACTGTACAACCCGTTACCACTACACATCAATATACCACAACTGTGCAACCAAGCACTTCCGCACAACCCATCACTCAAGTGCAATACACTAGTACTGTGAAACCCGATAGTTATACGCCCGACGTACAAGTAAACGGTGGAATCGAATCTCAAGAACCAATCATTACTATTCCCGCTCAGTATCAAGTACCTTTGCAACCACAACAAATCTACAACTCGGACTCACGTTATTCACTATGGCTTAATAACTGTCCACCACCTATGTCccataaaatttgttttggtCAAAATCCTTATTACGCACCTAGCCCAATATTCGCCAACACGATGAACGCAAATCAATTCACCCTCGATAGCTTACCTTATAACGTGCCCGAATACCAGAGCCAAAAAATTAACAACGGATTGACCAAAGTGATTAACTACATCAAAATCGATGCAACCCAGCCGGTGAATCAGATCAAACCTAATCAAGACGAACAACAGTGGATTCGATATGCGTACGACAATTCGAAACCCATTTATCAAAATCCAATACCTTCTTATTATGTCTCTCAGGCGGTCAACCCGGAATCACAGCCAGAGATTGTATTCCCTAGCTCCGATGGGGCATACTCTACATCAACTATGCAACCGATCATCGTGTACTCTGCCGTCGACGAAAGTATACTACCAGTTGGTCAAGTAGATCAAACACAGACAACATACAATTGGGAACCGCTCTTAGAACCAGCAACAGTTAACTCTAATGTCGAAGGCACCAAATACCCGTTGCGCGGAGATATTCCGATCGGTGAAGATTTGAACACCAATATCAATTACGATCAATCAGAAGGAGACAGTTCTAAATACACCCTGAAAGAACGCAGACACATAGGTCACTACAACGAGTCCAAAAAAAACAATCAGAAAGTACCGATTCCAGCATCAGAAATTTCTTCGGTTAAACCAGTATCTGAACGAGCCGAAACCGAAACTCAAActaaaaacattgaaattcCCGCAGTCACTGAAACTAAAATACCGACCACCAAAATCGTCGAAACGCCTGTCACCAAAATTGGAACACCTGCAAACACTATAAACGAAATACCGTATCCTAAATCCAACAACGTCAACATaggcgtttaa